A single region of the Saprospiraceae bacterium genome encodes:
- a CDS encoding glucosaminidase domain-containing protein: MNLIQSFIASIRQIATGFFVGVLVLGGLFAALFIYQQHWDELSRLPIIREFSNVYQEGVSTLKGVGGDLIAKFYEDDVLKINGISILKSKLGPQDTLHSMDTPLTNEGQLVVYTSWDRDRIVENLRQKGFSDKKLKNATRFAHYIDQHQGIAMRDMQQHKVLASIKLAQALLESNAGGSDLATASNNQFGIKALPGPSARQKIKRKEFQHLYDEEFVFKSPAIGVYNMHDDHHYDRFEKYETVGDSYARHTQLLTRPCSAGEKGCYSWIWPTFKVSEDLVDLTTMANVYYRSSGYKGNDFFNGKTKVPYYAAAAAGLKMAGYATSRQYHKKLAYLIETYELWRFDVDLLAAVNRATSSRIHSGRRAKQASE, from the coding sequence TTGAACTTGATTCAAAGCTTTATAGCTAGTATCAGGCAAATTGCCACTGGTTTTTTTGTAGGTGTGTTGGTATTGGGGGGCCTTTTTGCAGCATTATTTATCTATCAACAGCACTGGGATGAACTTTCAAGGTTGCCTATCATTCGAGAATTTTCGAATGTATACCAGGAAGGAGTGTCGACCCTAAAGGGTGTGGGAGGAGACCTTATTGCCAAATTTTATGAAGACGATGTGCTGAAAATCAATGGGATATCCATCCTGAAAAGCAAACTCGGACCACAGGACACCCTGCACTCGATGGATACGCCGCTTACCAACGAAGGCCAATTGGTCGTCTATACGAGCTGGGACCGGGATCGGATCGTCGAAAATCTTCGGCAGAAAGGATTCTCAGATAAGAAGTTAAAGAATGCCACCCGCTTTGCCCATTATATTGACCAACACCAGGGGATTGCCATGAGAGATATGCAGCAGCACAAGGTCTTGGCCAGTATCAAATTGGCACAAGCACTTTTAGAGTCAAATGCAGGCGGGTCGGATTTGGCAACGGCCTCTAATAACCAGTTCGGTATCAAAGCCTTACCGGGCCCCTCGGCTCGACAAAAAATTAAAAGGAAGGAATTCCAACATTTATACGATGAAGAGTTTGTTTTTAAATCACCAGCCATTGGCGTTTACAATATGCATGATGATCATCACTATGACCGTTTTGAAAAATACGAGACGGTGGGAGACAGTTACGCCCGCCATACCCAGCTCTTAACCCGACCCTGTAGTGCTGGAGAGAAAGGTTGTTACAGTTGGATTTGGCCGACCTTCAAAGTAAGTGAGGATTTGGTTGATTTAACGACGATGGCTAATGTGTATTATCGAAGCTCGGGTTATAAGGGCAATGATTTTTTTAATGGGAAAACGAAAGTCCCGTATTATGCGGCGGCGGCGGCAGGACTAAAAATGGCCGGATATGCAACTAGCCGACAATATCACAAAAAACTTGCCTATTTGATTGAAACGTATGAGTTATGGCGATTTGATGTCGATTTACTGGCAGCTGTCAATCGGGCCACATCCTCAAGGATACATTCCGGCAGAAGGGCAAAACAGGCCAGTGAGTAA
- a CDS encoding transposase: protein MKDPKLLDLYSDYLLASFRMATATGLSELTDQALSHDKISRFLGQEIFTAKDYWHCIKRLVRSVEHPDAIIKVDDTIEEKPHSTENEVICWHWDHSKKPKAGHTKGINILNFLYQSPLGIELPLAFEIIRKSEEYVDSKSGQVKKRSPRSKNELLRDQLFAVTKYNRVPYRYVVWDTWFSAKENFDFVHFKLEKYFIGALKSNRKVALSMEDKLEGKFHRVDGLELQAGQAITVYLKGLDFPVQLVKQVFTNQDGSTGDLYLVTNDLDLDASTICTTYETRWGVEVFHKSLKQNVGLEKSPTKHEISQCNHVFAAMIAWTKLELLSVKEQTNHFALKTKMYVKALRAAYQEVQRLKAFVPKIDQPDLVHTSLLR from the coding sequence ATGAAAGACCCAAAATTACTTGACTTGTACTCGGACTATCTGTTGGCCTCGTTTCGCATGGCGACGGCTACTGGATTATCCGAATTGACTGATCAGGCGTTGAGCCATGATAAGATCAGTCGGTTTTTAGGACAAGAGATCTTTACGGCCAAGGATTATTGGCATTGCATCAAGCGATTGGTGCGTAGTGTTGAGCATCCCGATGCGATCATCAAAGTAGATGACACCATTGAGGAAAAGCCTCATTCTACGGAAAATGAAGTGATCTGTTGGCACTGGGATCACTCCAAGAAGCCGAAGGCTGGCCATACCAAAGGGATTAACATCCTCAATTTCCTTTATCAGAGTCCACTGGGTATTGAACTGCCCCTTGCCTTTGAGATCATACGCAAATCAGAGGAATATGTTGACTCCAAAAGCGGCCAAGTCAAAAAGCGTAGCCCTCGTAGTAAAAATGAGCTGCTTCGCGATCAGCTTTTCGCAGTGACCAAATACAATCGGGTTCCCTATCGCTATGTGGTGTGGGATACCTGGTTTTCGGCCAAGGAAAACTTTGATTTTGTGCACTTTAAGCTGGAAAAGTACTTCATTGGTGCCTTGAAGAGCAACCGTAAGGTAGCTCTGAGTATGGAAGACAAACTGGAAGGTAAATTCCACCGAGTCGACGGCCTAGAGTTGCAAGCAGGCCAGGCCATTACTGTTTATTTGAAAGGACTGGATTTTCCAGTTCAACTCGTCAAACAGGTCTTTACAAACCAAGATGGCTCAACTGGAGACTTGTACCTGGTGACCAACGATCTGGATTTAGATGCTTCCACCATCTGCACAACCTACGAAACACGATGGGGAGTCGAGGTATTCCATAAATCACTCAAGCAGAATGTGGGTTTGGAAAAATCCCCCACTAAGCATGAGATCTCCCAGTGTAATCATGTTTTTGCCGCCATGATCGCCTGGACTAAATTGGAGTTGCTCTCGGTAAAAGAGCAAACCAATCACTTTGCCCTAAAAACCAAAATGTATGTCAAAGCCCTCAGAGCAGCTTATCAGGAGGTGCAAAGGCTCAAAGCCTTTGTCCCCAAAATTGATCAGCCCGATCTGGTACATACCTCTCTTTTGAGGTAG